In Lycium barbarum isolate Lr01 chromosome 9, ASM1917538v2, whole genome shotgun sequence, the DNA window CAATGTTAATGAGATCGTCAAGCGTATTATGAAGCCATGAGATGCGAGAATAGGAGATGAGTGTCCAGCTTTAGGTCTCATAAGTTGGGATTTTACCAACATATTTACATCTTTAGCTTGAGTTTTAATCGTCTTTAAGTATATTATTAATTTTGGCTTAATTCTTACATAAGTTGTGTGATTTCAAGTTGCCATTGtcttgaagaataaataaaaataaacctCTCTAGCTGAAATCCCGAAGGTAAAGTGAGGAATGAGGTACCTGTTGCATTATATATCGCTGCAGCATGTAACGCAGTTGTGCCACAAGGCCCAGCATAAGATAATGACTTAGAGTTGCACAAGATCAATCTTGCAGAATCTTCATCTCCTCCCTCCAGAGCTAAATAGAGTGGAGTTTTCCCAGCATTGTTAGGTGGATGAAAGAAGTCAGCATCTTCTTTTACCAAGAGTTTCACCATGTTGTGATGCCCGTATCTTACAGCTTTGTGCAAGGCCGTGTCTCCATCGTTATTGGTAATCCTTAGCAACTCCTGGCATGCCTCGATGTCGAGCCCTTGATGATTTTTCATGTAGCCAATGAGAGTCTTGACAAGATTGAAATGGCCTTGCCTGGCAGCCACATGAATGCAAGTATCTCCATTAGAATTGAAGCTGAAAAGCAAGTCTGGACCAACCACTCCAAGAAACTGCTCGGCTTGTATCCGAGATAAATCAGCAAATTCAGCCGCGACATGGAGGACGGTGTTCTTATAAGGAGTTAATTCGGTTGTAATTTGGTTCTTGTATTCATCCAACACCCGGTTGTAATTTGGTTCTTGTATTCATCCAACACCTTCAACTCACTTTGCTGGACAGCTAAGTATAACTGTCAATCCATCGGCATACTGCTTGAAGTTGTTGCAGCTAGCTAGCAATGGAAGAATCCTTCTTTCATACAACACAAACACCTACGCACAAGCGGATCGGATCAGATATGGTCGGGTTGAAGACAGGTTAAGAAAAAACAGATATATCCGACCTGCTCATATTTAACACAATAATTACAAAATAGATGAGAACATAAGCTAAAAGCCAAAATAATCTTACACTCCCACAAAACAGGAACTCATGAAAACTAACAAATAGAAATGGGTGTTGATAATACGAATATCCATATTATCTATCTGGCCGGATATTATTTTTTTAGTGGTAATATGAATAATATCCATATGTGatctatttttaaaaaattagttaTCCAACTCACATATAATGGATCGGACTAGATAAGTACTTGTTTATCTTGATCATTTTACCTGCCCTAACATGGATCGTTGACCATAAATTAGCATGTTTTTGGATAAGCTAATGACGGCAAGAGGCTAAAAAAGGGAAATTTCTCCTACCACTAATTGGCGGGAGATGCCAAGTCAAACGTGGCGGTTACATTCAATTAAAATAAAGGAACAATGTTTTTGTTCTCTAAATTATGAGTGTATTCTGATTTGGTTCTTGTGATATTTGACCAAatacatttaaccttcaattttTTGTGATATACGTTTTTGAACTACTTTTAGAATTATATTACCGTCAAATACGGAATAACAATACAAGCGTAACATAACGCATAGTAGGTAATTAAGTGGCGAAACGACTAATAATTATGGAAAATTTGTACACATTCACAAGCAAAAGAATTAAAAGTGTATATTTTAATAAATTGAAGATCAAAAGTGCTTAGTCAAATATCACATGAATCAAGACTAGAATTTAGTATTGAGGACCAAAGTTACTATTAACGCTAaattaaataaagaaaaaagacACCTAGGTTGCTTAAAGTCTTTAGTCATCTTTAAAGTTCTAAAGGTTGCTTTTTTTCTTCTAATAAAGATGCTTCAATATTGGGATTCCCTGCCAGCTATTGTCTGTGATACCGATCCAAGCATGGTGTTTACTTGAATTATGTTGGCTTTGGTGGTAACAGTTCAAATTTCATAATTCATACCAGTGGCCTGAAGTTGATAGTTGCATACCACTACTCTGAAATTTAAAATCTGACAAAAAAAATGTAATTTGCTCATTAAAGAATTGAGCTTTCTTTGCTCCTGTTACTTCCTCCATTTCAATtgaagtgtcttagtttgattaaacacggagtttaaaaaatatagagagATTTTTCCATCTTGTAGTTCTAAATTAAAGGTGTGTATgtaataaattaattttttttttaattttgtggttttaaacttgtcatgtaTACATTCTTTTTGTGACAGAATGAAAAAGAAAGTAAgatacttaaattgagacagagagtATTATTTTTTGCTTTTGATAGACCACTTCCACATAAAATTCAATCAACCATTTATTTATTCACCGTaaaaacatagaaaatagaaAATAAAACAGTATACACTAGTCATCATCTCCTAGTAGGAACAAGTAGCAGAGGCTTTTCTCTCTGCAATGGCACAGCATATTTTTCATTCATGTCAAGCATCAATGGATCACCATCATTTGGAAGAGACCACTCAAAATGATAAACCAAACAAGCCAAAATCAAATGCACTTGCTTTGTAGCAAAGGGCAAGCCGGGGCACATTCTCCTTCCAGCACCAAATGGCAAGAATTCAAAATCTTGGCCCTTAAAGTCAAGATTTGAGTTGAGAAATCTTTCTGGCTTGAATGAAAATGGATCATCCCAAATCTTTGGGTCATGCCCAATTGCCCAAAGATTCACAAAAACTAGAGAATCTTTTGGAATTGTGTAGTGCATAACTTGGCATGTTTCACTTGCGTAGTGAGGTAGAAATGCTATTGGTGGATGCAGCCTTAAGACTTCTTTAATGCAAGCATTTAGATAAGGGAGTTGAAAGATTGTTGATTCTTGAATGGGGTTTGAGTTTATTACTTTTTTAAGCCCAGAATAGAGTTTATTCAGCACTTCTTTGTTCCTAAGGAGCTCAGCCATTGCCCACTCAATTGTGGATGTCAAAGTCCCTGTCCCTGCTGGAAATATTTCCTACAAAACACTGAAAATTTTAAAGAAAGTAGAAAGAGTCAACTATGTCAAACATGTAACTGAATTCATAAAACTGATATCAAGAATGGTACTAATATCTAACCTATTGGTACAATAGGCAATATATACTCGGTGTGAAAAAATTATCATTGCAACTTAATCGACTATAGCAGTAATTCCCCGATTTTTCCAAGTTACTATATCGATGTGCCACGAAGAGTTACTATTACTACAACTCAATAACTGTCTAAAAACTTTATAAAATTATAACTCTTTATTCGTTCCATAATTTCTAAAGTGCCCTTTGATAAACTTGTGAGTGGAATCAGAGGCGGAGTTTGAAATTTTAAGTTTATGGGTTTTGGATTCTAGAAAACGCAAATCTAGAAAACACAgcttattgtgttcttaataaatTATCTATACATATTAAGTAAAGTTTTAGATACAAGTATAGGATTGAGCCAAAGTTTCTGAATTCTATCAAACCCATAAACGAAGCTCTAAATCCGCCCCTAAGAGGAATAAGGGTGGATGCGGATTTGGTTTATCATATATGGATTGGAGACTAAGTGGTccataatctcccccaaacttcGAAGGACTAATTCCTGTGTACATACTATTTTGACACTTGATAGTAAACTACCTTTGATTAGAAAAAACATACATTCTGTTTCAATAAATAAGTTTACAGTATACAAATTCGAATGAACGCCTGAGCCCCTAGCTTAAATAATGAGTTTGATTTCTATGCTAACAGTATACAAATTTTTCTACACCAACAAATTAAATTGACACACACCATATAACTCTTAATGGTAAAGATAAAACAATAAcatgaaggaaaaaaaatagaataataaTCTGCTACAATCGATTATATTAAACTATAGTGTAAATctttatatataacttaaatccataCATAATTAATCTGCAAAGTAGTGGTTTCTCAAAAGTGATGGAGAAAGCAAAAGGAATTTTACGTACCAGGAGCATGTAATTGATTTGATCATCAGAAAATCCATTAGCAAGCATTAAATCCAAGAAGTCCCCATGTTTCTTGACATCAGATTCATTGCAATGTTgttcttctcttctcttttttatTATTCCTTCCCAAACCTTAAACAAATTATCAAGACACTTCTTTGCCTTTTTCTTTTGACCTTGAATGTCAATCCCatcaaaaattggaaaaaaatcaGCTAAAATTGGAGTTGTCCCACACTCCATAAACTTCCAAATGTTCCCTTTCATATCACTTGAACCTCTCTCGTCATCCAACTTAACCATATCCCTTGAAAAACAAATATTCCCCAATACATTAAAAACAACACTAAAAACAAGGTTCCCAATTTTCACAACTTTACCGTGTTTAAATACCAAAagatccaccatatcaagaaccCCTTTTTCCCTTTTGTTAGCAAATAATTCCATTGCTTTATTAGAAAAAAGCTGAGTCCTCCATAACACCCTTATAGATTTCCAGTGACTATTACACTCGGTTGACCAAAGAAGTGAATATCTCTTAAGATCACATTCTTTAATTGGTGTTGCTTTTGGTGCATAACGAGCGGAGAGTTTTTTATCATGAGTTTTTAGGATTTCAATAGCAGATTCTGGTGAAGACCCTATGACTACAAGTTGTTTACCTAATTTTAAAGAGATTAAAGGGCCAAGATTTTGAGCTATTTTTGTAACTATGACATGGGGTTTTTTCCCTGTGACAAAATTTGGTATGTTTCCTATCAGTGGCCATTGGAATGGTGAAGGTGGAAGATTTTGGTTTTTCAagaaggtgaatttgatttgttTGAGGATTAGACAAATTAAAGATGGAACAAGAAAGATGAGTAAGGAAGTTAGATTGAAAGATGATAAGTTCATGGTTTTTAGCTGAAATGATGGAAAAGATTATTTCGGTGTCCAATTTAGAGGAAAGTAGTTCCATGCATAATGCATTATATATGAAATTTGTTAATTCTCCTTAATATAAGGACGGTTATTATTGTACTCTTATTATTAATACTTCAgtttataattatttatttttaaataaaactcCAACGTGTATTAAAGTGATTACGCGTGTCGAaatatgtcatgacccaaatcggagggtcatgacgggcactcggGCCCTACCCGCCGAGCACCACTAATCATGTTGTCATATCACAATCATAAAGTAGGGTGGACCACTAGAGGTCGTCAGATGGCAACCCCCTAGATCATAAGAGAAATGTACTGAAAAGGAGCGAGCCCAGAGGACATACATATATAACTATGCTGAACAAAATTGTACAAGTCGACAAGGCCATTGTAGACAACAATGCAACAAAAATCTCGGTCATACAACGTCTAACTGTACCATAACTATCTACAAGCCTttaatagtgtcacgacccaactccgtaggccgtgactagtgcccgatctgggcacccagacacatctatcaaatgctatctcagatTTTATTAACCGTATTCCAGTATATAGCATAAGCCGACAAGActatattttaaatttagataatttccagaaaaatttcggcagagtttcctttgttttacggactatccaatataccctacgcacagaaaataccaacaaaggccacacagggccaacaaagcaacatttaaacatatgcagaccggccgccgcggcgaatgggatcgcccaaacacaacatatacacgcattcatacaggaagacccccaacccacaaacatgtccacagacctctaaacagaccgacagaatcatatgacgggacagggccccgtcgtacccctgagtgacgtacatttatacaatagcaggagactgtaccaaaaatataggctccggataagagagcgcctctgaatagcagaataagatcctaagcgggcggatcagcgaacctgtcgtatgtacctgcgcggcatgaaaatgcagcccccgaagaaagggggtcagtacgaaatatgtactgaatatgtaaagcctgaattacagaaacaaaatcataactggtacagaacgtgcagaaaaagtgagtagaaaatccaaagtatcaaatacatatttttaaaacatgcggagtgtgtacaaaaaacatatgtcatatcaaatccggcccctgccaagggactcggcagacagaacgtggccaccctcccgacgctggtgccacaacacagaagaatcagaataggggcataaccccgtaacatagtatatcatatcagatggccatggcaaatcatatcagaacatgtgtacatggcacagcatactccacaaacccatgtacacgtatacctgccccctcacatcgaggcacggcgaacaatgcagaggattacgcttgacaacatatcctggcccgggctcagtgtgggaaacattgggtcatccacgaatagagtagcgagaaactaaatgcagttaaaatatcataaatattttcagagactcgatgaggcatatcaatgacaaaccaattcaatgaagtcagacgggatcataataagtgagtttcggatgtcataatgaattacagaagcataacctttctgaagtcgttccgagtgccaaaacaatttataagacttaatgaattatttaaaacaatttttgtttagtagttaaaagagtagtcagaacatttctttccaaaaactgctcgaaaacgagccttaagtacaataagggtaaaaccgggactagtggtcccaccttgggacaagcaaggcggtgggctcaaattacgcattttaggcttatggggtcacctacgaaggttctacggacattttataacttttcataaagtttggggaaggtttgcataattttcaagaaagcatacaaaaagggttcaattctattgaatgaaagagggatattttcaaatgcggattccgatgagcagaatattttccgaggctcgaatccgatcctagtacacctaggacatgccaaaagaagaaaagggatagctttacatacctcgaacgcacttccaagatagccaatctaaatctacgcctcgggctccccaaggtctacaattacgccaacgaataccaatcattagctaagggcacttaagccattcattccaaactaatcattaaattctacagaaaattcgacagcacttcccctgtaaataggccatcccgagaatttatctcgctcaaaatcaacaacaacaaccacaataaccaacctagtaacattgataaccaattcgaaaggcaaaataataatagtaactctcttttacatcattcaacaactttcataaattcagctcgacgacttaccttcaagccaacatcgatgcttatatatttaaatactaacccgaatccataccaacaatacttaaagacattctaagcaattcatacaacatttccaacaatccaaaaattttcccttcctttccacataatgtaactcttccattctaaaTACACACCacccaactaatatcaacatttttccatattcattaactaactcaagattacccaaacatatttcaataacattttaaacaatatccaaggattcaaaccattccgcccatttccatattccattcgaaacttctacaattgcaacgaaactaccaaatcgcattgttttcttccaaatttattaataacaaccatagttcacatttagcatcttactttcataattgcataaaaattatataaaaatcacataatttctcataacaacatacaaccaatttcaacaccaactcaactcgttaaccctttatctacgtcatcaatgtcacaacgacacctctaacaagctaaataaattttaattcaccattctctttcattactatggctcacggccacactcctCTTCACACATCCACACGAtctctataaagtttctaaccattaatttccttcattctcatcacataacccatgataacaacaacaataatcatatgaacataatcataccctcaatcctttcaatttagcAAGGATAACAATATGTCCataacacaactttaaatttaaccatttaattcctacataatgctactaaaatcaattcctcattcttactcaaaacaccccccttacacggctcaatttataattcaacatcaacatacataacccgtttgtattcaatacacatctaccaagctataaaagtctaaactacctccaaaacatgtagaaaagaattaaatcttaccttagagacaagctctaatttttcaccatgaaatgtcttcaagaaagtcatggccgtgagttgccatggctaccatgagctccatctttttcctcctcttgatcttcaaatctctccaattaattgtgtagaagggggcaaaaatgggctggccgtgaacagtgcccgtgaacagtggcgccgcTGTGAACAGtcgccgtgaacagtgcccgaacccctctctctctctctctaggcttgagagcccctctctctaaaacctaATTTGCAAGATTAATTGTAGTGTTGTCATCCACTTATGCTCATTTATATAATCtttacaaagtggacatgtgtcaattttcatgacatgtgtccatctttattcaaggccaaccaaatctcgccacgtgtcgtggggcccactttcgataattaaattaattcctaatctccaatattaatatttttatgctaaataaaatttataagcaatttttgtgataatcaaagttgaaaattaaaagctcttatttcatgtccgaaaataattccgcctttaacttgagtcgatttgcttgcggataattcgtcgtataaatgtacggggtataacaaataGAGTGCATGACATAGCAAGGTCAGGACACGGCCCCGCCATACctgtatgtacacaaaaatataaCATACCAAAACACAACAGCAACTACGAGACAAGGGGAGTGTTGCAATATCAGTTGAACAGCAACCTACGGAGGCGAATTGTCAACCTGTCTATCtaaacctgtgggcatgaaacgcagcgcccccagaaaagggacgtcagtacgaacaaagtactgagcatgtaaggcatgaaagtaacataaagAAGACATGAAAGTATGTAGGATAAAAGGAATGCAACCTGTATATATGACCTGCCTTTGAGGgctaatgatatgcataagtactctatatatttgtatataacgcctgatcatacatatatatgcatatataacgcctgtcaagcatCTGTGGGCATtccatcgtatcatatcggcctctgtgggcataatcattatcatatcagcctctgtggccataatcgcCATCATATGGCcggctgatcaggtggtagtgcgaatataacgtcgtcaccttccccatacccacATAGATATAATACaagtatatgcgtatataacgcctgtgggATCatagtatgtatgtatgtgtgtgtgtgtgtgtgtgtgtgtgtgtgtgtgtatatatatatatatatatatatatatatatatatataatgcaatgcatgaatatgataagagtgCATCCTGAATCTGTCGGAATGACGTAAGGTTGTTACACCTCTGATCATCATTATGAACTAGCATTTTCATCATCATGTGACTCTATAAAGCATCCTGAATCTGAAGAAGGACTTACTATGAACACTATCAttggaacatgaatcaacataggACATCTTTAGCTTCTAAGAATTGAATCATTATGGGTAGCATTATGTTAGCGATACGTTTCGTTCAtgagaatcatgccaaaagaaagaaagttagccttaacatacctcaagtcgtcaacaAAATCCTATAATGAATTTGTCGGGCTAGTATTCCAATCTCCTTATTCACTACCACACACCTAAtagccaacaacacaacaacaacctcatgtAAGTCTCTTTTTAGTTTCACATCATTACTAACCCCAAGATTTAcatcaaaacagcccaatatgcGCTTTGTATACTtcacttatacactttcttcttccaattataccAAGTATAACCTTATTAATACAATCTCAACACTTACAGCAAGGTTTTAGCTCAAAAACAAAGTAacaacatgactcaagttagattacatcaCAACATAAGCTCAAGTTCATATTTGGACCTTCCCTCCAACTCCTTTCCCTCTAAACCTAGCATAACCatcatataaactcataaacatggaaataagatgaaatcttaccttaagaactcaagaacactccaattgcaagattacttcaccttgaggtatcctccaaagcttctacaagaagGAGAAACAAGCATCAATCATACTTTGGAAACCTTTAAtacttgatcttctcttttgatccttgatttttctTAGGAATTGATAAAATATGTTGGAGAGGGTTTTCTAGAAGGTTAGAGGTCAGGGGAAGTGGAGAAAATGAGATAAAATCATAAGTATACGAAATATATAACAGAAAAGAGCTGAAACCGATAGAAAAATACTGCCAGAAAAtactagttatatatatatatatatatatatatatatatatatatatatatatatatatatatatatatatataactatatcgtaattcccaacaaaaaaaaaatcccctcTACAAAGAGAAGCACAGACCGTATTTCCAAGTACGATCCATATTTctcaatatacggtccgtatttctctTCAAAATTAAATTCTGATGAAACGTATTCTCTTCGATTCATTCATCCTCTAATCTTCCAATACATGCCAAACATGAACTCTAAACTCTCATATACTCAAGATAAACACGTCTAATCTCATATAGCCTCGAAGATAATTCCGTTTTGCGAATCTATAGCAACCAACTTATGAAGAATCTTAACGTATGAAAGTATGGGGTGTAACAAAATACTTCAAACGGAAATTAAAATGTATTCATCTATCGTTTAGAATTACTCGCTTCATGTTAGGAACGAAACGAATTATCACAACGTATAACGAAAGATAAGCTGAAATATTTCTTTTATGCTAATGTCATTTTCTCTCTAACAGAGTAGGTTTCTTTGGAATTAGGTTTATTTGAAAAGTTAGTTTTACTAAAATTACTAAATTTTTTAATAAATTTtgaatttaaacaaaaaaaatgtGAAAGTTCACAAAAGTCTAAATGGTGTCAAACACAATTTTTATGTTCAATGAAAAGATTTTCATGTAAACTAAAATGAGGGAGAAAGATAATTAGATGGATTTCTTTTCAAATAGTATTTTAAATTAAAGATATTAcataattatatatttttatatctTAAAAGTTATACATAAGACATAATATAAACCATCAAAGAAATATTTTcgtcttttccttttttttctttttcttaatagAGAATGGAAACCTTCGTTCTAAATTAAAGGACAAAAGATTAAAAGAGCCACTAAGCGAAAACCAATTTTATGGCGCACTATTAAGCACCAGCTCCTGTGATTAAATCACTTTAGTTCATAGTGCTAGAACAAATCAATAAAAAGACATAAAATTTTCCTGGTCGAATATCAATCTCTCATAATGCTACGAAAAAAAACGAAAGACATAATGTCAGTGTGTATTTCAAATGGTCGAATATAAATCTCTCGTAAtgatagaagaaaaaaaaaga includes these proteins:
- the LOC132611283 gene encoding (S)-N-methylcoclaurine 3'-hydroxylase isozyme 1-like produces the protein MNLSSFNLTSLLIFLVPSLICLILKQIKFTFLKNQNLPPSPFQWPLIGNIPNFVTGKKPHVIVTKIAQNLGPLISLKLGKQLVVIGSSPESAIEILKTHDKKLSARYAPKATPIKECDLKRYSLLWSTECNSHWKSIRVLWRTQLFSNKAMELFANKREKGVLDMVDLLVFKHGKVVKIGNLVFSVVFNVLGNICFSRDMVKLDDERGSSDMKGNIWKFMECGTTPILADFFPIFDGIDIQGQKKKAKKCLDNLFKVWEGIIKKRREEQHCNESDVKKHGDFLDLMLANGFSDDQINYMLLEIFPAGTGTLTSTIEWAMAELLRNKEVLNKLYSGLKKVINSNPIQESTIFQLPYLNACIKEVLRLHPPIAFLPHYASETCQVMHYTIPKDSLVFVNLWAIGHDPKIWDDPFSFKPERFLNSNLDFKGQDFEFLPFGAGRRMCPGLPFATKQVHLILACLVYHFEWSLPNDGDPLMLDMNEKYAVPLQREKPLLLVPTRR